In the genome of Mycoplasma nasistruthionis, the window TAAAGTAGTGGCGGCAACACCCATTACCGGAAGAACTATTTTTCTAATCTTTTTCCTCATATAATATTCTAATCTTTCGTGTTTTTTATACACATACATATATAGAATTTCATATATATATATATATATTATAAGTACTAAAACACCTTAAAATAAGGGCTAAAAGTTTAAATATGAAAATGTGGAAATTTTAAATTTCACAAATTACCACACAAAATAAGTTAAAAGTTGATAAAAAAATAAACGAGAATTTTGTTATTCTCGCTCGATAATTTCATCAGTATCAAGGTTGTAAATTGTACTGGGTTTATTGCTTGGTACACAAAAGTTTTTAACATTTGCAACCTCAGGAAATTGCTTTTCTCCTTCTTCAATTGACATTGGTTTATCTCCAGAAATATTCAAACTTGTCATATAGTGCGGACCATTTTTAATCAAATAATTTCTTAGTTCCATACAGTCTGGCATTCTAAAACCTTGATCATTTATTATGATGCTATTTGGCCCAGGTCAAACTTTTTCTGCAAGTTCAGTCGCTTTTTCTGTCCATTGTCTAAATTTTTGAGCTTGAGTTAATGTGCCAACTAATATCATTATTTTTTTGTCTG includes:
- a CDS encoding L-threonylcarbamoyladenylate synthase, which codes for MVNKYADIIICSTDTVCGIGGPINDITLKELYELKQRPTDKKIMILVGTLTQAQKFRQWTEKATELAEKVWPGPNSIIINDQGFRMPDCMELRNYLIKNGPHYMTSLNISGDKPMSIEEGEKQFPEVANVKNFCVPSNKPSTIYNLDTDEIIERE